A DNA window from Molothrus ater isolate BHLD 08-10-18 breed brown headed cowbird chromosome 2, BPBGC_Mater_1.1, whole genome shotgun sequence contains the following coding sequences:
- the LOC118687048 gene encoding oligodendrocyte transcription factor 2, protein MDSDASLVSSRPSSPEPDDLFLTARNKGSGGGFTGGTVSSSTQSDSPPELSAELRSAMSAAGVVVVDKLGFKSSSSSSSSSSSSSKKDKKQMTEPELQQLRLKINSRERKRMHDLNIAMDGLREVMPYAHGPSVRKLSKIATLLLARNYILMLTNSLEEMKRLVSEIYGGHHAGFHPAACPGGMGAHSAPLPGHPGHPASHPVHHPILPPAAVSSASLPGSGLSAVSSIRPPHGLLKSPSAAAAAAAAAPLGSGFQHWGGMPCPCSMCQVSAPPHHHVSGMGTASLPRLATDTK, encoded by the coding sequence ATGGACTCGGACGCCAGCCTGGTTTCCAGCCGCCCGTCCTCCCCGGAGCCCGATGACCTCTTCCTCACGGCCAGGAATAAAGGCAGCGGCGGGGGCTTCACGGGCGGCACCGTGTCCAGCTCCACGCAGAGCGACTCCCCGCCGGAGCTGAGCGCCGAGCTGCGCAGCGCCATGAGCGCTGcgggggtggtggtggtggacaAGCTGGGCTTCAAGTCCTCCTCGTCGTCCTCGTCgtcgtcctcctcctcctccaagaAGGACAAGAAGCAGATGACGGAGccggagctgcagcagctgcggCTGAAGATCAACAGCCGGGAGCGCAAGCGGATGCACGACCTGAACATCGCCATGGACGGGCTGCGGGAGGTGATGCCCTACGCGCACGGCCCGTCGGTGCGCAAGCTCTCCAAGATCGCCACGCTCCTCCTGGCGCGCAACTACATCCTCATGCTCACCAACTCCCTGGAGGAGATGAAGCGCCTGGTCAGCGAGATCTACGGCGGCCACCACGCCGGCTTCCACCCCGCCGCCTGCCCCGGCGGCATGGGCGCGCACTCGGCGCCGCTGCCCGGCCACCCGGGCCACCCGGCCTCGCACCCCGTGCACCACCCCATCCTGCCCCCCGCCGCCGTCTCCAGCGCCTCCCTGCCCGGCTCCGGCCTCTCGGCCGTCAGCTCCATCCGGCCCCCGCACGGGCTCCTCAAGTCGCcctcggccgccgccgccgccgccgccgccgccccgctgGGCAGCGGCTTCCAGCACTGGGGGGGGATGCCGTGCCCCTGCAGCATGTGCCAGGTGTCGGCCCCGCCGCACCACCACGTCTCCGGCATGGGCACGGCCAGCCTGCCCAGATTAGCCACCGACACCAAATGA